A section of the Streptomyces sp. NBC_00178 genome encodes:
- the gyrB gene encoding DNA topoisomerase (ATP-hydrolyzing) subunit B: protein MLCQKGRFVADSGNPNENIPSTAGEHGEVTASYDASAITVLEGLDAVRKRPGMYIGSTGERGLHHLVQEVVDNSVDEAMAGHADTIDVTILADGGVRVVDNGRGIPVGIVPSEGKPAVEVVLTVLHAGGKFGGGGYAVSGGLHGVGVSVVNALSTRVSVEVRTDGHRWTQDYKLGVPTAPLAKHEATEETGTSVTFWADGDIFETTEYSFETLSRRFQEMAFLNKGLTLKLTDERESAKATAGADSAEAVDVPDEEPARTVTYHYENGIVDFVKYLNSRKGDLIHQSVIDIEAEDKDRLLSVEIAMQWNTQYTEGVYSFANAIHTHEGGTHEEGFRAALTSLVNRYARDKKLLREKDDNLTGEDVREGLTAIISVKLGEPQFEGQTKTKLGNTEAKTFVQKVVHEQLTDWFDRNPNEAADIIRKGIAASTARVAARKARDLTRRKGLLESASLPGKLSDCQSNDPTKCEIFIVEGDSAGGSAKSGRNPMYQAILPIRGKILNVEKARIDKILQNTEVQALISAFGTGVHEDFDIEKLRYHKIILMADADVDGQHINTLLLTFLFRFMRPLVESGHVYLSRPPLYKIKWGRDDFEYAYSDRERDALVALGKQNGKRIKEDSIQRFKGLGEMNAEELRITTMDVDHRVLGQVTLDDAAQADDLFSVLMGEDVEARRSFIQRNAKDVRFLDI, encoded by the coding sequence GTGCTGTGCCAGAAAGGGCGCTTCGTGGCCGATTCCGGCAACCCCAACGAGAACATCCCGTCCACAGCCGGTGAGCACGGCGAGGTCACCGCCTCGTACGACGCCAGCGCGATCACCGTGCTGGAGGGCCTGGACGCGGTCCGCAAGCGACCCGGTATGTACATCGGGTCCACCGGTGAGCGCGGTCTCCACCACCTCGTGCAAGAGGTTGTCGACAACTCGGTCGACGAGGCGATGGCCGGGCACGCGGACACCATCGACGTCACGATCCTCGCCGACGGCGGGGTGCGCGTGGTCGACAACGGCCGTGGCATCCCGGTCGGAATCGTGCCGTCCGAGGGCAAGCCGGCCGTCGAGGTCGTGCTCACCGTCCTGCACGCGGGCGGAAAGTTCGGCGGCGGCGGCTACGCCGTCTCCGGTGGTCTGCACGGCGTCGGTGTGTCCGTCGTCAACGCCCTGTCCACCCGGGTATCCGTCGAGGTCAGGACGGACGGCCACCGCTGGACCCAGGACTACAAGCTCGGTGTTCCGACCGCCCCGCTGGCCAAGCACGAGGCCACCGAGGAGACCGGCACGTCGGTCACCTTCTGGGCCGACGGGGACATCTTCGAGACCACCGAGTACAGCTTCGAGACCCTCTCGCGCCGCTTCCAGGAGATGGCGTTCCTGAACAAGGGCCTCACTCTCAAGCTCACGGACGAGCGCGAGTCGGCGAAGGCGACGGCGGGCGCGGACAGCGCCGAGGCCGTCGACGTGCCCGATGAGGAGCCGGCCCGCACGGTCACGTACCACTACGAGAACGGCATCGTCGACTTCGTCAAGTACCTCAACTCCCGCAAGGGCGACCTCATTCACCAGTCGGTGATCGACATCGAGGCCGAGGACAAGGACCGGCTGCTCTCCGTCGAGATCGCCATGCAGTGGAACACGCAGTACACCGAGGGTGTCTACTCCTTCGCCAACGCGATCCACACGCACGAGGGCGGCACGCACGAGGAGGGCTTCCGTGCGGCGCTGACCTCGCTGGTCAACCGCTACGCGCGCGACAAGAAGCTGCTCCGCGAGAAGGACGACAACCTCACCGGTGAGGACGTCCGCGAGGGTCTGACGGCGATCATCTCGGTGAAGCTGGGCGAGCCGCAGTTCGAGGGCCAGACGAAGACCAAGCTGGGCAACACCGAGGCGAAGACCTTCGTCCAGAAGGTCGTCCACGAGCAGCTGACGGACTGGTTCGACCGGAACCCCAACGAGGCCGCCGACATCATCCGCAAGGGCATCGCGGCCTCCACGGCGCGCGTCGCGGCCCGTAAGGCGCGGGACCTGACCCGGCGCAAGGGGCTCCTGGAGAGCGCCTCGCTGCCCGGCAAGCTGAGTGACTGCCAGTCGAACGACCCGACGAAGTGCGAGATCTTCATCGTCGAGGGTGACTCCGCCGGTGGTTCGGCGAAGTCCGGCCGCAACCCGATGTACCAGGCCATCCTGCCGATCCGCGGCAAGATCCTGAACGTCGAGAAGGCCCGTATCGACAAGATCCTGCAGAACACCGAGGTCCAGGCGCTGATCTCGGCCTTCGGCACCGGGGTCCACGAGGACTTCGACATCGAGAAGCTCCGCTATCACAAGATCATTCTGATGGCTGACGCCGACGTCGACGGCCAGCACATCAACACCCTGCTGCTGACCTTCCTGTTCCGCTTCATGCGGCCACTGGTGGAGTCCGGACACGTGTACCTCTCACGTCCGCCGCTCTACAAGATCAAGTGGGGCCGCGACGACTTCGAGTACGCGTACTCGGACCGTGAGCGGGACGCCCTGGTGGCGCTCGGCAAGCAGAACGGCAAGCGGATCAAGGAAGACTCGATCCAGCGCTTCAAGGGCCTCGGCGAGATGAACGCCGAGGAGCTGCGCATCACGACCATGGACGTCGACCACCGGGTGCTCGGACAGGTCACGCTGGACGACGCGGCGCAGGCCGACGACCTGTTCTCGGTCCTGATGGGCGAGGACGTAGAGGCGCGGCGCTCGTTCATCCAGCGCAACGCCAAGGACGTCCGTTTCCTCGACATCTGA
- a CDS encoding DUF721 domain-containing protein, which yields MSGPDETGAPVPGPAKQPEVSGVDLARVALRAAKEQARARGAAVQQRNQARRGGGLRSGARSDGRDPLALGSAINRLITERGWETPAAVGGVMGRWPQIVGDDLANHCVPLRYDEDPGERVLTVQCDSTAWATQLRLLAPQLVARLNADLGQGTVRMIKVQGPGGPQRRFGPLRAPGSRGPGDTYG from the coding sequence GTGAGCGGACCGGACGAGACCGGTGCCCCCGTCCCGGGCCCCGCGAAGCAGCCCGAGGTGTCGGGCGTCGACCTGGCACGGGTGGCCCTGCGCGCGGCGAAGGAGCAGGCCCGGGCGCGGGGTGCCGCCGTGCAGCAGAGGAATCAGGCCAGGCGTGGCGGCGGGCTGCGGTCGGGAGCGCGGTCCGACGGCCGTGATCCGCTGGCCCTCGGCTCGGCGATCAACCGGCTGATCACCGAGCGCGGCTGGGAGACCCCCGCGGCGGTCGGCGGGGTGATGGGGCGCTGGCCGCAGATCGTCGGTGACGATCTGGCCAATCACTGTGTTCCGCTGCGCTACGACGAGGATCCCGGCGAGCGGGTTCTGACCGTGCAGTGCGATTCGACGGCGTGGGCGACGCAGCTCCGGCTGCTGGCGCCGCAGCTGGTCGCCCGGCTGAACGCGGATCTCGGGCAGGGCACGGTCCGGATGATCAAGGTCCAGGGGCCGGGGGGCCCGCAGCGCAGGTTCGGTCCCCTCCGCGCCCCGGGGAGCAGGGGTCCGGGCGACACCTACGGCTGA
- the recF gene encoding DNA replication/repair protein RecF (All proteins in this family for which functions are known are DNA-binding proteins that assist the filamentation of RecA onto DNA for the initiation of recombination or recombinational repair.), with protein MHVTHLSLADFRSYARVEVPLDPGVTVFVGANGQGKTNLVEAVGYLATLGSHRVSSDAPLVRMGAERAVVRAAVTQGERSQLVELELNPGRANRARINRSSQVRPRDVLGIVRTVLFAPEDLALVKGDPGERRRFLDELITARSPRMAGVRSDYERVLKQRNTLLKSAAMARRHGGRSMDMSTLDVWDQHLAQVGAELLAQRLDLIATLQPLADKAYADVAPGGGPVSLEYRSSIGADVEPARTREELYEQVTAALAQARKQEIERGVTLVGPHRDDLVLGLRGMPAKGYASHGESWSYALALRLASYDLLRTEGNEPVLVLDDVFAELDARRRERLAELVAQGEQVLVTAAVDDDVPGVLAGARYAVSAGAVERL; from the coding sequence ATGCACGTCACGCATCTCTCGCTGGCCGATTTCCGCTCGTACGCCCGGGTCGAGGTGCCTCTCGATCCGGGCGTCACCGTGTTCGTGGGGGCCAACGGCCAGGGCAAGACCAACCTGGTCGAGGCGGTCGGATATCTCGCCACACTGGGCAGCCACCGGGTGTCATCGGACGCGCCTCTGGTCCGGATGGGGGCCGAGCGCGCCGTCGTGCGGGCGGCGGTCACCCAGGGCGAGCGCTCGCAACTGGTCGAACTGGAGCTCAATCCGGGCCGCGCCAACCGCGCACGCATCAACAGGTCGTCGCAGGTCAGGCCGCGTGACGTCCTGGGGATCGTGAGGACGGTGCTGTTCGCCCCGGAGGATCTCGCTCTCGTGAAGGGCGATCCAGGTGAGCGGCGCCGCTTCCTCGACGAGCTGATCACCGCGCGTTCCCCGCGCATGGCCGGTGTCCGTTCCGACTACGAACGGGTGCTGAAGCAGCGGAACACCCTGCTGAAGTCCGCCGCCATGGCCCGCAGGCACGGCGGCCGGTCCATGGACATGTCCACCCTGGACGTGTGGGACCAGCATCTGGCCCAGGTGGGGGCCGAACTCCTCGCGCAGCGGCTCGATCTGATCGCCACCCTCCAGCCGCTGGCGGACAAGGCGTACGCGGACGTGGCCCCGGGCGGGGGTCCCGTGTCGCTGGAGTACCGGAGTTCGATCGGTGCGGACGTGGAGCCGGCGCGCACCCGCGAGGAGCTGTACGAGCAGGTGACGGCCGCGCTGGCGCAGGCGCGGAAGCAGGAGATCGAGCGTGGCGTGACGCTGGTCGGGCCGCACCGGGACGACCTGGTGCTGGGCCTGCGCGGAATGCCGGCGAAGGGGTACGCGAGTCACGGGGAGTCGTGGTCGTACGCCCTTGCGCTGCGGCTGGCCTCGTACGACCTGCTGCGCACCGAGGGGAACGAGCCGGTCCTCGTGCTCGACGACGTCTTCGCCGAGCTGGACGCGCGCCGCCGCGAACGGCTGGCCGAGCTGGTAGCGCAGGGCGAGCAGGTGCTGGTGACGGCGGCGGTGGACGACGACGTCCCCGGTGTGCTGGCGGGAGCACGGTACGCGGTCTCGGCGGGAGCGGTGGAGCGGCTGTGA
- the gnd gene encoding phosphogluconate dehydrogenase (NAD(+)-dependent, decarboxylating): MELGLVGLGKMGGNMRERIRRAGHTVIGYDRNADIADVHSLEELVGKLKGPRVVWVMVPAGAATQSTVDELAELLSPGDIVVDGGNSRWTDDEKHAVELGIKGIGFVDCGVSGGVWGLENGYALMYGGDAAHVEKVQPIFDALKPEGRFGSVHAGKVGAGHFAKMVHNGIEYAMMQAYAEGWELLEKVDSVTDVREVFRSWQEGTVIRSWLLDLAVNALDDDEHLDQLRGFAADSGEGRWTVEAAIDNAVPLPAITASLFARFASRQDDSPQMKMIAALRNQFGGHAVENKK; this comes from the coding sequence ATGGAGCTCGGTCTCGTCGGCCTCGGCAAGATGGGCGGCAACATGCGCGAGCGCATCCGCCGCGCAGGCCACACCGTCATCGGTTACGACCGCAACGCGGACATCGCCGATGTCCACAGCCTCGAAGAGCTTGTGGGCAAGCTCAAGGGTCCGCGCGTCGTGTGGGTCATGGTCCCGGCGGGTGCCGCGACCCAGTCCACCGTCGACGAGCTGGCCGAGCTGCTCTCCCCGGGTGACATCGTCGTGGACGGCGGGAACTCCCGCTGGACCGACGACGAGAAGCACGCCGTCGAGCTCGGCATCAAGGGCATCGGCTTCGTCGACTGCGGTGTCTCCGGCGGTGTGTGGGGCCTGGAGAACGGCTACGCCCTGATGTACGGCGGCGACGCGGCCCACGTGGAGAAGGTCCAGCCGATCTTCGACGCGCTCAAGCCGGAGGGCCGGTTCGGTTCCGTCCACGCGGGCAAGGTCGGCGCCGGCCACTTCGCGAAGATGGTCCACAACGGCATCGAGTACGCCATGATGCAGGCGTACGCCGAGGGCTGGGAGCTCCTGGAGAAGGTCGACTCCGTCACGGACGTGCGCGAGGTCTTCCGCTCCTGGCAGGAGGGCACGGTCATCCGTTCCTGGCTGCTCGACCTCGCGGTCAACGCGCTGGACGACGACGAGCACCTGGACCAGCTGCGCGGCTTCGCCGCCGACTCCGGCGAGGGCCGGTGGACGGTCGAGGCCGCCATCGACAACGCCGTGCCGCTGCCGGCGATCACCGCGTCGCTGTTCGCGCGCTTCGCCTCGCGGCAGGACGACTCCCCGCAGATGAAGATGATCGCCGCGCTGCGCAACCAGTTCGGCGGACACGCGGTCGAGAACAAGAAGTAG
- the dnaN gene encoding DNA polymerase III subunit beta, producing MKIRVERDVLAEAVAWVARSLPARPPAPVLAGLLLKAEDGALSFSSFDYEVSAKVSVDAEIEDDGTVLVSGRLLADICRALPNRPVEISTDGVRATVVCGSSRFTLHTLPVEEYPALPQMPTATGTVPGEVFASAAAQVAIAAGRDDTLPVLTGVRIEIEGDTVTLASTDRYRFAVREFLWKPENPDASAVALVPAKTLLDTAKALTSGDTVTLALSGSGAGEGLIGFEGAGRRTTTRLLEGDLPKYRTLFPTEFNSVAVIETAPFVEAVKRVALVAERNTPVRLSFEQGVLILEAGSSDDAQAVERVDAVLEGDDISIAFNPTFLLDGLSAIDSPVAQLSFTTSTKPALLSGRPAVDAEADEAYKYLIMPVRLSG from the coding sequence GTGAAGATCCGGGTGGAGCGCGATGTACTCGCGGAGGCAGTGGCCTGGGTGGCCCGCAGCCTCCCGGCCCGGCCTCCGGCTCCCGTTCTCGCGGGCCTTCTCCTGAAGGCCGAGGACGGTGCCCTCAGCTTCTCCAGCTTCGACTACGAGGTCTCGGCGAAGGTCTCCGTGGACGCGGAGATCGAGGACGACGGCACGGTCCTCGTCTCCGGCCGGCTGCTCGCCGACATCTGCCGCGCCCTGCCGAACCGCCCCGTCGAGATCTCCACCGACGGAGTGCGGGCGACGGTCGTCTGCGGCTCCTCGCGATTCACACTCCACACACTGCCTGTGGAGGAGTACCCCGCCCTTCCGCAGATGCCGACCGCCACGGGGACCGTCCCGGGTGAGGTCTTCGCCTCCGCCGCCGCCCAGGTCGCGATCGCGGCGGGCCGCGACGACACCCTGCCCGTGCTGACCGGCGTACGGATCGAGATCGAGGGCGACACCGTCACCCTCGCGTCGACCGACCGCTACCGCTTCGCGGTCCGCGAGTTCCTCTGGAAGCCCGAGAACCCGGACGCCTCGGCCGTGGCTCTGGTGCCCGCCAAGACGCTCCTGGACACCGCCAAGGCACTGACCAGCGGGGACACGGTCACCCTGGCGCTGTCGGGCTCGGGCGCCGGCGAGGGCCTGATCGGTTTCGAGGGCGCGGGCCGGCGTACGACCACCCGTCTGCTCGAAGGCGACCTGCCGAAGTACCGGACGCTCTTCCCCACCGAGTTCAACTCGGTCGCGGTCATCGAGACCGCGCCGTTCGTCGAGGCCGTCAAGCGTGTGGCCCTCGTCGCAGAGCGGAACACCCCGGTGCGTCTCAGCTTCGAGCAGGGCGTCCTGATCCTCGAAGCGGGCTCCAGCGACGACGCACAGGCTGTGGAGAGGGTCGACGCGGTGCTCGAGGGGGACGACATCTCGATCGCCTTCAACCCGACCTTCCTGCTGGACGGACTGAGCGCCATCGACTCCCCGGTGGCCCAGCTCTCCTTCACGACGTCGACGAAGCCCGCGCTCCTGAGCGGCCGCCCCGCCGTGGACGCCGAGGCCGACGAGGCCTACAAGTACCTGATCATGCCCGTCCGCCTCTCCGGCTGA
- the dnaA gene encoding chromosomal replication initiator protein DnaA: MADVPADLAAVWPRVLEQLLGEGQQAIEPKDKQWIERCQPLALVADTALLAVPNEWGKRVLETRLAPLISETLTRECGRPIRIAITVDDSAGEPPAPPAPPIHPSHQPHRYQGPPRDEPSRNEGYDGYDGYGSRSSDDGMPTARPAYPDYQQHRPEPGAWPRAQEDLAWQPRHGGYQERDPYASPRPQQPQHDYRPQPPEHQGYDQQRDDRDRRDLQDQQPQHRQGGPGTGRAGGGPMGAPSTPPPGTNEPHARLNPKYLFDTFVIGASNRFAHAAAVAVAEAPAKAYNPLFIYGESGLGKTHLLHAIGHYARSLYPGTRVRYVSSEEFTNEFINSIRDGKGDTFRKRYRDVDILLVDDIQFLASKESTQEEFFHTFNTLHNANKQIVLSSDRPPKQLVTLEDRLRNRFEWGLTTDVQPPELETRIAILRKKAVQEQLNAPPEVLEFIASRISRNIRELEGALIRVTAFASLNRQPVDLGLTEIVLKDLIPGGEDTAPEITAPAIMAATADYFGLTVEDLCGSSRSRVLVTARQIAMYLCRELTDLSLPKIGAQFGGRDHTTVMHADRKIRALMAERRSIYNQVTELTNRIKNG, from the coding sequence GTGGCTGACGTACCTGCCGATCTTGCCGCAGTGTGGCCACGAGTGCTGGAACAACTCCTCGGGGAGGGCCAGCAGGCCATCGAACCGAAGGACAAGCAGTGGATCGAGCGCTGCCAGCCCCTGGCGCTCGTCGCCGACACCGCGCTGCTCGCCGTGCCCAACGAGTGGGGCAAACGCGTCCTCGAAACCAGGCTCGCCCCACTGATCAGCGAGACGCTGACGCGTGAGTGCGGGCGGCCGATCAGGATCGCGATCACCGTCGACGACTCCGCCGGCGAGCCGCCGGCGCCGCCCGCACCCCCCATACACCCGTCGCACCAGCCCCACCGCTACCAGGGGCCCCCGCGCGACGAGCCGTCGCGCAACGAGGGCTACGACGGCTACGACGGCTACGGCTCCAGGTCCTCGGACGACGGGATGCCGACGGCCCGCCCCGCGTACCCGGACTACCAGCAGCACCGTCCCGAGCCCGGTGCCTGGCCCCGCGCCCAGGAGGACCTCGCCTGGCAGCCCCGGCACGGTGGCTACCAGGAGCGCGACCCCTACGCGAGCCCGCGCCCCCAGCAGCCCCAGCACGACTACCGTCCGCAGCCTCCCGAACACCAGGGATACGACCAGCAGCGGGACGACCGCGACCGCCGCGATCTGCAGGACCAGCAGCCGCAGCACCGCCAGGGCGGGCCGGGCACGGGCCGGGCCGGGGGCGGTCCGATGGGCGCACCGTCCACCCCGCCGCCCGGCACGAACGAGCCGCACGCGAGGCTGAACCCGAAGTACCTCTTCGACACCTTCGTCATCGGCGCGTCCAACCGGTTCGCGCACGCCGCGGCCGTCGCCGTGGCGGAGGCACCCGCGAAGGCGTACAACCCCCTCTTCATCTACGGGGAGTCGGGACTCGGCAAGACGCACCTGCTGCATGCCATCGGGCACTACGCGCGCAGCCTCTACCCGGGTACCCGGGTGCGGTACGTGAGCTCCGAGGAGTTCACCAACGAGTTCATCAACTCGATCCGCGACGGCAAGGGCGACACCTTCCGCAAGCGCTACCGGGACGTGGACATCCTCCTGGTCGACGACATCCAGTTCCTCGCGAGCAAGGAGTCGACGCAGGAGGAGTTCTTCCACACCTTCAACACGCTCCACAACGCCAACAAGCAGATCGTGCTGTCCTCGGACCGGCCGCCCAAGCAGCTCGTGACCCTGGAGGACCGTCTGCGCAACAGGTTCGAGTGGGGGCTGACGACGGACGTCCAGCCGCCCGAGCTCGAGACGCGCATCGCGATCCTCCGCAAGAAGGCGGTGCAGGAGCAGCTCAACGCACCGCCGGAGGTACTGGAGTTCATCGCGTCCCGCATCTCGCGGAACATCCGCGAGCTCGAGGGCGCGCTCATCCGCGTGACCGCGTTCGCGAGCCTCAACAGGCAGCCGGTGGACCTCGGCCTGACCGAGATCGTGCTCAAGGACCTGATCCCGGGCGGCGAGGACACGGCTCCCGAGATCACCGCCCCGGCCATCATGGCGGCGACCGCGGACTACTTCGGGCTGACGGTGGAGGACCTCTGCGGATCCTCGCGCAGCCGCGTGCTGGTGACGGCACGGCAGATCGCGATGTACCTCTGCCGTGAGCTGACGGATCTCTCCCTGCCGAAGATCGGAGCCCAGTTCGGCGGGCGGGACCACACCACGGTCATGCACGCCGACCGGAAGATCCGCGCGCTCATGGCGGAGCGGCGTTCCATCTACAACCAGGTCACCGAGCTCACCAACCGCATCAAGAACGGCTAG